The segment CGTCATTGCTTGCTATGTTGGTCGATCCACAGCCGGGAGAACGTATCTGCGATCCAGCTTGTGGTTCAGGCTCTTTGCTCATCAAATGTGGTCAACAGGTTGGCTCGAAAGACTTTTCTTTATGGGGGCAGGAGAACATCGGGGCGACGTGGGCACTGTCCAAGATGAACATGTTTCTGCATGGGATGGACAATGCTCGTATCGAATGGGGCGACACGATCCGTAACCCGAAGCTGCTGTCCGACGACAAGCTGATGAAGTTTGAAGTCGTCGTTGCCAATCCTCCTTTTTCGCTCGACAAATGGGGACAGGATGAAGCGGGGGCTGATCCTTACAACCGCTTTCACCGAGGCGTGCCGCCCAAGAGCAAAGGGGACTACGCCTTCATCTCGCACATGATCGAAACGATTACCGAGACCAGCGGACGGGTCGGTGTGGTTGTACCGCATGGTGTGCTGTTTCGGGGATCGAGCGAAGGCAAGATCCGAAAACAACTCATCGAAGAGAACTTACTCGATGCAGTCGTCGGTCTACCTGCGAACCTATTCTACGGTACGGGCATTCCCGCCGCTATTCTGGTCTTCCGCAAACAGAAACCGGATAAGTCGGTTCTATTCATTGACGCCAGCCGAGAATACGACGACGCCAAGACTCAGAACCGCTTAGCCGACCAACATATCGAGAAAATCGTTGCCACGTATAAGGCACGGGGGAATTTAGAAAAGTACGCCTACGTCGCTGATTTCGAGGAGATCAAAGAGAATGATTTTAACCTGAACATTCCCCGGTATGTGGACACGTTCGAGGAAGAAGAAGAAATCGACGTTCGAGCGGTGCAGGATGACATCGACGAACTCGATGTCGAGTTAGCCCAAGTCCAAGAGCAGATGCAGGGGTTTCTGAAGGAGTTGGGACTGTGAAAACATGGAAGCACACAACAATCGGTCCGCATATAGATCTTCTTTCGGGGTATGCCTTCAAAAGCAATAAGTATTCTTCCAACGAAAACGATGTGATGCTACTGAGGGGGGACAATATAGTCCAAGGTCAACTCCGCTGGGATGGCGTCAAAAGGTGGTCTGTATTGGAAGTTGACGGCTTGTCCCGCTACGAGCTGAAAGAAGGTGATATAGTACTGGCAATGGATCGTACATGGGTTAAAGCCGGGCTTAAGTGTGCTAGGCTAACTGCCGAAGATTTGCCTTGCCTGCTAGTCCAACGAGTCGCAAGGATGCGAGGTTCGGATGACCTCGAAATCGAATTTCTCTATCACACCCTTTTGACTCATCGATTCACAGAATATGTCAAAGGTGTTCAAACAGAAACAGCTATTCCACATATTAGCACTCGGCAAATTCGAGAGTTTCCGATCCATCTCCCTCCCCTTCCCGAACAGCAGAAGATTGCCGCCATTCTTTCGACGTGGGATCGGGCGATTGAATTGACCGAGAAACTGATCGCCGCCAAGCAGAAACGCAAACAAGCCCTCATGCAGCAGCTTTTGACCGGTAAGGTGCGATTGCCCGACTTTGATGAGGAGTGGAGCCTGCGCAAAGCTGGCGATCTCTTTAACGCTCGTTCGATGAAGAAGCACCCCAATGAGCCAGTGCTTTCAGTGACGCAAGATCAAGGTGTAGTTCGTCGAGATGAGCTTGATCGCAAGATCAGCATGGACGAGACCACCACAGGAACCTACAAGCTGGTCGAACCGGAAGACTTTGTAATCAGCCTAAGGTCATTTCAGGGTGGGCTAGAAATGTCTCGCCTCCGGGGGATCGTGAGCCCGGCATATCATGTCATTCGACCAAAAGTAAAGCTCGACTCGGAGTACTTCAGGCATTTCTTTAAGTCGGCAGAATTTATCGGACGGCTTGCCGTTGCCATCATCGGAATTCGTGACGGTAAGCAAATTGCTTTTGACGATTTCTCGTTTTTGAATTTTCGATTTCCTCCCGTTGAGGAACAGTCAGAGATTGGTCGTGTGCTGACTCTGGCTGAAAACGAAATCGAACTGTTGCAAAAGAAGCTGGCTTCGCTTCAGTCCCAAAAACGTGGACTGATGCAGCAGCTTCTCACCGGCAAAGTCCGGGTCAACGTGGACCAAGAGACGGAGGCGGGTTGACGCATGGCAGTTTCGGAGTTTCTCGAAGATTTGGTTTCACACCTACCTGCGTTACAACTTTTGCAACAGGTTGGCTACCAGTACCTTACGCCAACTGAGGCACTTAAACTGCGAGGCGGTAAACGCAGTCGTGTCGTACTGGAATCGATTCTGCTCGACCAACTTCGCAATCTGAACCAGATCAACTTCAAAGGGCAGTCGCACGACTTTACTGAGACGAATCTGAAGAACGCCGTCGATGCACTGACCAGCATTCCCTTCGACGGTTTAGTGAAGACTAATGAGCAAGTATTTGACCTGCTGACGTTAGGCAAGGCACAAGAGCAGACCATCGACGGGAACAAGCGGAGTTATACGCTTCAGTACATCGATTGGGAACACCCCGAAAACAACGTCTATCATATCGCCGACGAGTTCGAGGTCGAACGGACAGCTTCTCACGAGCTACGGCGACCGGACATTGTGTTGTTTGTAAACGGCATCCCCCTCGCCGTTATCGAATGTAAACGTCCTGATGAACATGATGCGGTGGAAGTTGGCATCAGTCAGCATCTTCGTAATCAACGAAAAAACGAGATTCCCGGCTTATTCGTCTATTCGCAGCTTCTTGGCTCGATTTGTCAGAACGCAGGCAAGTACGCTACTGCGGGAACACCCAAGAAGTTCTGGTCTACATGGAAAGAGGATCACGCCGAGGATTTGGACTTGAAGCTGGCGAAGCTCATCAATACACCGCTATCCCAACTGCAACTTGACCGCATGTTTGAAAGTCGGAAGTTGTGGATCGTAGACAAGATGAAGCAGCTATTGGCAGCGGGTGAGCGGTTACCTACCCCTCAGGATCGATTACTTTATTGCTTGTTCCGCCCTGAGCGTCTGCTAGAGATGGCATTCAGATATATCGTCTTCGACAAAACCCAGAAGAAGATCGCCCGCTATCAACAGTATTTTGCTATTGGTGAGACATTAGCCCGAGTGACTAAAGCTAAAGGTGATGAGCAGCGACCGGGCGGCGTCATTTGGCATACGACCGGAAGCGGAAAGAGTTTGACAATGGTGATGCTTGCGAAGGCATTGTCACTGGAACCATCGATTAAGAATCCCAAAGTAGTAATCGTTACGGATCGAGTCGATCTCGACCGGCAAATCTGGAAGACGTTTCTGGCTTGTCGAAAGTCAGTCGAACGAGCAGGCAGCGGCAAGCATCTTGTGGATTTGGTGTCGCAGGGAAAAGCCGACATCATCACCACGATCATTGACAAGTTCGAGTCAGCCGCATCGACACATGAACTACGAGACGAGGGGAGTAATGTCTTTGTGCTGGTCGATGAAAGCCACCGCAGCCAATATGGATTGGCTCATGCCAAGATGAAGCAGGTGTTCCCCAACGCCTGTTACATCGGTTTCACTGGTACTCCACTACTGAAGAAGGAAAAAAGTACCGCAACCAAGTTTGGCGGCTTCATTCACAGCTATCCGATGCGTAAGGCTGTTGAGGACAAAGCGGTGACGCCGATCTTGTATGAAGGTCGAATGTCGGAAATTCAAGGCGATCAAAAGGCTATCGACAAATGGTTCGACCGAATCACCAAGGATTTGTCTGACGAGCAGAAAGCTGATCTGAAGAAGAAATTTC is part of the Polystyrenella longa genome and harbors:
- a CDS encoding type I restriction-modification system subunit M; the encoded protein is MANGNGKHSDTVSQSEINGILWKACDTFRGAVDPSEYKNYILVMLFVKYISDVWQDHYAKLVEEYGDPKSKTAKERIERRLKRERFVLPAHCAFDSLYEQRNAANIGEVINTVLDEIEDSNKEKLEGVFRNIDFNSEASLGQTKERNNRLKSLLEDFSDPKLDLRPSRVGTMDVIGNAYEYLIGRFAANAGKKAGEFYTPPEVSSLLAMLVDPQPGERICDPACGSGSLLIKCGQQVGSKDFSLWGQENIGATWALSKMNMFLHGMDNARIEWGDTIRNPKLLSDDKLMKFEVVVANPPFSLDKWGQDEAGADPYNRFHRGVPPKSKGDYAFISHMIETITETSGRVGVVVPHGVLFRGSSEGKIRKQLIEENLLDAVVGLPANLFYGTGIPAAILVFRKQKPDKSVLFIDASREYDDAKTQNRLADQHIEKIVATYKARGNLEKYAYVADFEEIKENDFNLNIPRYVDTFEEEEEIDVRAVQDDIDELDVELAQVQEQMQGFLKELGL
- a CDS encoding restriction endonuclease subunit S; translation: MKTWKHTTIGPHIDLLSGYAFKSNKYSSNENDVMLLRGDNIVQGQLRWDGVKRWSVLEVDGLSRYELKEGDIVLAMDRTWVKAGLKCARLTAEDLPCLLVQRVARMRGSDDLEIEFLYHTLLTHRFTEYVKGVQTETAIPHISTRQIREFPIHLPPLPEQQKIAAILSTWDRAIELTEKLIAAKQKRKQALMQQLLTGKVRLPDFDEEWSLRKAGDLFNARSMKKHPNEPVLSVTQDQGVVRRDELDRKISMDETTTGTYKLVEPEDFVISLRSFQGGLEMSRLRGIVSPAYHVIRPKVKLDSEYFRHFFKSAEFIGRLAVAIIGIRDGKQIAFDDFSFLNFRFPPVEEQSEIGRVLTLAENEIELLQKKLASLQSQKRGLMQQLLTGKVRVNVDQETEAG